One region of Natronorubrum aibiense genomic DNA includes:
- a CDS encoding short-chain fatty acid transporter, with product MPSSATDRSALERMGDGMATWVERWMPSPFLFAIILTYIVYIAAVVGTDAGVFEAVEFWYDGFWAFLTFAMQMVLILMTGFVVAYHPRVNAGLRRLSQLPSSGKQAVVLVGIVSMALAWVHWGLGLIIGAIFAREMGKTAYENGITVHYPLLCVAGYMGLGLTWHWGLSGSAPLLLATEGNEFIEMGLLEATIPTSETILHPYALTLTVLSIAFAAVVLYLLSPAPERSREITEYIPEADLFETSTDGGELQAAAEDEPDTGSSDSVPAERINNSRLMGGLIALAGIVMVGYTFATLGLDALNLNVVNFAFLMAGLAIYTRPQLYRERFGEASSAAAGVILLFPFFAGIQGIMASSGLAEMIAEGLLTISSPATFPVFAWLAAAVTNMFVPSGGGEWIVLGPSVLEAAQSYDIPAAHATMAYAVGDAHTNLLNPFWALPLLAITKIKAREMFGYAIAMLVLLIPFLAVVLYAVPY from the coding sequence ATGCCATCAAGTGCCACAGACAGATCAGCACTCGAGCGAATGGGCGACGGAATGGCCACCTGGGTCGAACGGTGGATGCCCAGTCCGTTCCTGTTTGCCATCATCCTCACGTACATCGTCTACATCGCCGCCGTCGTCGGGACGGATGCCGGCGTATTCGAGGCAGTCGAGTTCTGGTACGACGGGTTCTGGGCGTTCCTGACGTTCGCGATGCAGATGGTACTCATTCTGATGACCGGGTTCGTCGTCGCCTACCATCCACGGGTCAACGCTGGCCTCCGGCGGTTGAGCCAGTTGCCCTCAAGCGGGAAGCAAGCAGTCGTCCTCGTCGGCATCGTGTCGATGGCACTCGCCTGGGTCCACTGGGGTCTCGGGCTGATCATCGGTGCCATCTTCGCGCGTGAGATGGGAAAGACGGCCTACGAGAACGGCATCACCGTCCACTACCCGCTGTTGTGCGTGGCGGGCTACATGGGCCTCGGACTGACCTGGCACTGGGGCCTGTCCGGTTCCGCACCGCTGTTGCTCGCGACTGAGGGCAACGAGTTCATCGAGATGGGGCTGCTCGAGGCGACGATTCCCACCTCCGAGACGATCCTGCACCCCTACGCGCTGACGCTTACCGTTCTCTCGATCGCATTCGCCGCGGTCGTGCTCTACCTGCTGAGCCCGGCACCCGAACGGTCCCGGGAGATCACGGAGTACATCCCCGAAGCAGACCTGTTCGAGACGAGTACCGATGGCGGCGAGTTGCAGGCGGCAGCCGAAGACGAGCCCGACACAGGGTCGAGCGATTCGGTTCCCGCAGAGCGGATCAACAACAGCCGGCTCATGGGCGGCCTAATCGCCCTCGCCGGGATCGTGATGGTCGGCTACACGTTCGCGACGCTCGGCCTCGACGCGCTCAACCTCAACGTCGTCAACTTCGCGTTCCTGATGGCCGGGTTGGCAATCTACACGCGCCCGCAGCTCTACCGTGAGCGCTTCGGCGAGGCCTCGAGCGCCGCCGCCGGGGTCATTCTCCTCTTCCCGTTTTTCGCCGGGATTCAGGGTATCATGGCATCCTCCGGCCTCGCGGAGATGATCGCGGAGGGGCTGCTCACCATCTCCTCGCCGGCCACGTTCCCGGTGTTCGCCTGGCTCGCCGCGGCCGTTACCAACATGTTCGTTCCCTCCGGCGGCGGCGAGTGGATCGTCCTCGGGCCGTCGGTACTCGAGGCCGCCCAGTCGTACGACATCCCGGCGGCCCACGCGACGATGGCGTACGCCGTCGGTGACGCCCACACCAACCTGCTGAACCCGTTCTGGGCGCTCCCGCTGCTCGCGATCACCAAGATCAAAGCCCGTGAGATGTTCGGCTACGCCATCGCCATGCTGGTGTTGCTGATCCCGTTCCTCGCGGTCGTCCTCTACGCCGTCCCGTACTGA
- a CDS encoding YqjF family protein: MTDQHTRQTRRRTRTRTRTDPFRWTFGDGSSPTAPHVASMTWRDGLFVNWPVDPDALRSHVPDELTLETRNGDAWMSVLPFVLTDVGIRGTPPALRTAVAELNVRTYVRYRGDPGLFFFSIDVGSPLIAAAVGRATRLPVYHAHMRVSTDGETVSFSSTRGQTGTGARPRFHVDRTPARFSATYRPDGAVFRPESGTLAHWLTERRRFYAAERRGVLTGEIAHDRWPLQPADVTIHDNSMLEANELPEPTADPVAYYCGELSMTGSVPRRLRDA, translated from the coding sequence ATGACTGATCAGCACACCAGACAGACGCGGCGACGGACACGAACGCGCACGCGTACGGACCCGTTTCGATGGACGTTCGGCGACGGATCGTCGCCCACGGCACCTCACGTCGCGTCGATGACGTGGCGTGACGGCCTGTTCGTCAACTGGCCGGTCGATCCCGACGCGCTTCGATCGCACGTGCCCGACGAGTTGACGCTCGAGACGCGAAACGGCGACGCCTGGATGAGCGTGCTCCCGTTCGTGCTCACGGACGTCGGCATCCGTGGAACGCCGCCGGCCCTCCGGACGGCGGTCGCCGAACTCAACGTCCGGACGTACGTCCGCTATCGCGGCGATCCCGGCTTGTTCTTTTTCAGTATCGACGTCGGGAGTCCGCTGATCGCCGCCGCAGTCGGTCGAGCGACCCGGTTGCCGGTCTATCACGCCCACATGCGGGTCAGCACCGACGGCGAGACCGTCTCGTTCTCGAGTACGCGCGGACAGACTGGGACTGGCGCTCGGCCACGCTTTCACGTCGATCGAACGCCCGCGCGGTTTTCGGCGACGTATCGCCCCGATGGTGCCGTGTTCAGGCCGGAGTCGGGGACGCTCGCCCACTGGCTCACCGAGCGACGGCGCTTCTACGCCGCCGAACGCAGGGGTGTCCTGACCGGGGAAATCGCACACGATCGCTGGCCGTTGCAGCCCGCCGACGTCACGATCCACGACAATTCCATGCTCGAGGCGAACGAGCTCCCGGAACCGACGGCTGACCCGGTCGCCTACTACTGCGGTGAACTCTCGATGACGGGATCGGTTCCCCGACGGCTGCGCGATGCGTAA
- a CDS encoding KH domain-containing protein, with translation MQHVKIPQDRIGVLIGEGGETMREIEAEAEVRLDIDSENGSVAVDTVGDPVRGLKAPDIVRAIGRGFPPEAALRLLEDEMMMFDLVDIDAAARNKNDMKRKKGRLIGEGGRTRELMEELTGADVVIYGSTLGTIGTPQQVDIVRTAAEMLLDGAPHGTVYSFLEDKHNEMKHKGMEYHRFPGGQS, from the coding sequence CCGGATTGGCGTTCTTATCGGCGAAGGGGGCGAGACGATGCGCGAAATCGAAGCGGAAGCCGAGGTTCGACTCGACATCGATTCCGAGAACGGCTCCGTCGCCGTCGACACCGTCGGCGACCCCGTCCGCGGTCTCAAAGCGCCGGACATCGTCCGTGCGATCGGCCGTGGATTCCCACCCGAGGCAGCGCTGCGACTGCTCGAGGACGAGATGATGATGTTCGACCTCGTCGACATCGACGCCGCCGCCCGCAACAAAAACGACATGAAACGCAAGAAGGGCCGACTCATTGGCGAGGGCGGTCGCACGCGCGAACTCATGGAGGAGCTGACCGGCGCCGACGTCGTCATCTACGGCTCGACGCTCGGAACGATCGGCACGCCACAGCAGGTCGACATCGTCCGTACCGCAGCCGAGATGCTGCTGGATGGCGCACCACACGGCACCGTCTACTCCTTCCTCGAGGACAAGCACAACGAGATGAAACACAAGGGCATGGAGTACCACCGGTTCCCCGGTGGCCAGTCCTGA
- a CDS encoding MFS transporter: MNRPYYGWIVVLACFLGSFVIFGLSYSFGVFLERMATDFARSRGVTTIAFGVQTLLLYVGAVLVGVFVDRLGTRRMLAVGTVVLCLGLLWTSVATSWLTVVLAYGVVTGFGMSIVYVVAYATVPRWFDRRAGFAGGVASAGLGAGMLVVAPAATALIDRVGWRSSFLVLAGVVAVLLLVATLLIRDEPTAEPVPAGEFPRSRGGEATPNGGQRSTRTQPSLRAQFGEICAVARSPSFGLVFVGWILIYTTMYIVFVHLVVHASDIGLSRTAGATALALIGGANAIGRVGIGYASDYVGRVRVFAGCSTVMGVSTLALPALETTTALLGFALVFGLAYGGNGALLAPLTSDLFGRENLNAVFGLVSGAFALSGLTAPFLAGVGYDVLGTYTPAFVSAGLAAVVGAAAIIAAKRLEAT; this comes from the coding sequence ATGAATCGCCCCTACTACGGCTGGATCGTCGTCCTCGCGTGTTTTCTGGGCTCGTTCGTCATTTTCGGGCTTTCGTACTCCTTCGGCGTCTTCCTCGAGCGGATGGCGACGGACTTCGCCCGCTCTCGAGGCGTGACCACGATCGCGTTCGGCGTCCAGACCCTGCTGCTCTACGTCGGCGCGGTCCTCGTCGGCGTGTTCGTCGATCGACTCGGAACCCGTCGAATGCTCGCCGTCGGAACGGTCGTGCTCTGTCTCGGCTTGCTCTGGACCAGCGTGGCGACGTCGTGGCTCACAGTCGTCCTCGCCTACGGCGTCGTCACCGGGTTCGGTATGAGTATCGTCTACGTCGTGGCGTACGCGACGGTGCCGCGCTGGTTCGATCGGCGGGCAGGATTCGCCGGCGGCGTCGCCTCTGCCGGCCTCGGCGCCGGTATGCTCGTCGTCGCACCGGCGGCGACCGCGCTCATCGATCGCGTCGGCTGGCGCTCGTCGTTTCTCGTGTTGGCCGGCGTCGTCGCCGTCCTCTTGCTCGTCGCGACGCTGCTGATCAGGGACGAGCCCACCGCGGAGCCGGTTCCAGCCGGGGAGTTCCCCAGGTCTCGAGGAGGTGAGGCAACGCCGAACGGCGGGCAGCGAAGCACCCGTACACAGCCGTCGCTCCGAGCCCAGTTCGGCGAGATTTGCGCCGTGGCACGGTCGCCGTCGTTCGGGCTGGTCTTCGTCGGCTGGATACTGATCTACACGACGATGTACATCGTCTTCGTCCACCTCGTCGTCCACGCCTCCGATATCGGGCTCTCCCGGACCGCCGGCGCGACCGCGCTCGCGCTTATCGGCGGCGCGAACGCGATCGGTCGGGTGGGAATCGGCTACGCGTCGGACTACGTCGGCCGCGTTCGCGTCTTCGCCGGCTGCTCGACAGTGATGGGCGTCTCGACGCTCGCCCTGCCGGCACTCGAGACGACGACCGCACTCCTCGGGTTCGCGCTCGTGTTCGGTCTCGCCTACGGCGGGAACGGCGCGTTGCTCGCACCGCTGACCAGCGATCTGTTCGGCCGGGAGAACCTGAACGCGGTGTTTGGACTGGTTTCGGGTGCCTTTGCTCTCTCCGGGCTCACCGCGCCGTTTCTCGCCGGCGTCGGATACGACGTGCTCGGAACGTACACCCCTGCGTTCGTGAGCGCCGGGCTGGCCGCCGTCGTCGGCGCAGCGGCGATCATCGCTGCCAAGCGACTCGAGGCCACGTGA
- a CDS encoding ornithine cyclodeaminase family protein, with the protein MNTLLLDSGDVDEYAALADVIDAVEQAFGAFERGDTQMPAKSYIDLPQYNGDFRSMPAYLATDEWDAAGLKWVNVHPDNPAEYDLPTVLGTMIYSDPETAFPLAILDGTMLTMKRTGAAAAVATDYLAVEDATTLGIVGAGVQSYTQLEAISEVRPIEEVVVSDLDEDRIERFIDAFGDEFDVRAGSISEAGHCDVLSTVTPVEDPIVGLEDVGNHTHVNAIGADAEGKHELADKLLQAARIVIDDHEQCTHSGEINVPYHEGVLTDDDIHGEIGELVVGAKAGRTDETGVTVFDSTGLAIQDVAAAHVVYENARADGAGYDFGLIDTER; encoded by the coding sequence ATGAACACGCTTCTACTGGATAGCGGCGACGTCGACGAGTACGCCGCCCTCGCGGACGTCATCGATGCTGTCGAACAGGCATTCGGGGCCTTCGAACGCGGCGACACGCAGATGCCTGCAAAATCCTACATCGATCTGCCGCAGTACAACGGCGACTTCCGGTCGATGCCGGCGTATTTAGCGACCGACGAGTGGGACGCAGCCGGGCTGAAGTGGGTGAACGTCCACCCGGACAACCCCGCCGAGTACGACCTGCCGACCGTGCTGGGAACGATGATCTACTCCGATCCCGAAACCGCGTTCCCGCTGGCGATCCTGGACGGGACGATGCTCACGATGAAACGCACCGGTGCGGCAGCGGCCGTCGCGACCGACTATCTGGCCGTCGAGGACGCCACGACGCTCGGCATCGTCGGAGCCGGCGTCCAGTCGTACACCCAACTCGAGGCCATCAGCGAAGTCCGCCCGATCGAGGAGGTCGTCGTCTCCGATCTCGATGAGGACCGCATCGAGCGATTCATCGACGCGTTCGGCGACGAGTTCGACGTTCGCGCCGGCTCGATTTCGGAAGCTGGCCACTGTGACGTGCTCTCGACGGTCACCCCGGTCGAGGACCCCATCGTCGGCCTCGAGGACGTCGGCAACCACACCCACGTCAACGCCATCGGTGCCGACGCGGAAGGCAAACACGAACTCGCCGACAAACTGTTGCAGGCGGCGCGGATCGTCATCGACGACCACGAACAGTGTACTCACTCCGGCGAGATCAACGTCCCCTACCACGAGGGCGTGCTGACCGACGACGACATCCACGGCGAGATCGGAGAACTCGTCGTCGGCGCGAAAGCCGGCCGAACCGACGAGACGGGCGTCACCGTCTTCGACTCGACGGGGCTGGCGATTCAGGACGTCGCCGCGGCCCACGTCGTCTACGAGAACGCCCGCGCCGACGGCGCTGGCTACGACTTCGGCCTGATCGACACCGAGCGGTAG
- a CDS encoding sugar porter family MFS transporter has protein sequence MTATPTGETADERNSFVYVVAALAALNGLLFGFDTGVISGAMLYVRETFELATVLGYSLNPSYVEGIIVSGAMIGAIIGAALGGRLADRLGRRRLILIGAVVFFVGSLIMAIAPTVEVLIVGRIVDGIGVGFASVVGPLYISEISPPKIRGSLVSLNQLTITSGILIAYLVNYAFSSGGEWRWMLGLGMIPAAVLFVGMVFMPESPRWLYEQGRESDARAVLSRTRTESRVDEELREIKTTIKTESGTLRDLLEPWVRPMLVVGVGLAVFQQVTGINTVMYYAPTILESTGFEDTASILATVGIGAVNVAMTVVAVLLIDRTGRRPLLLTGLAGMTGMLAILGAAFYLPGLSGIVGWLATGSLMLYVGFFAIGLGPVFWLMISEIYPMEVRGTAMGVVTVINWAGNLIVSLTFLRLVDVFGQSGTFWLYGALSLLALVFCYQLVPETKGRSLEEIEADLRETAFGRETDQPSVADADD, from the coding sequence ATGACAGCTACACCGACCGGAGAGACAGCCGACGAACGGAACTCGTTCGTCTACGTCGTCGCGGCCCTCGCCGCGCTCAACGGGTTACTGTTCGGGTTCGATACCGGCGTGATCTCCGGTGCGATGCTCTACGTTCGTGAGACGTTCGAACTGGCGACGGTTCTGGGCTATTCGTTGAATCCCTCGTACGTCGAGGGGATCATCGTCAGCGGGGCGATGATCGGCGCGATCATCGGAGCTGCCCTCGGCGGGCGTTTGGCTGATCGACTCGGCCGCCGCCGCCTCATCTTGATCGGCGCAGTCGTCTTCTTCGTCGGCTCGCTCATCATGGCGATCGCCCCGACCGTCGAAGTGCTGATCGTCGGACGGATCGTCGACGGAATCGGCGTCGGGTTCGCCTCCGTCGTCGGCCCGCTGTATATCTCCGAGATCTCGCCGCCGAAGATCCGCGGCTCGCTGGTGTCGCTCAATCAGCTCACGATCACCAGCGGGATCCTGATCGCCTATCTCGTCAACTACGCGTTCTCGAGCGGCGGCGAGTGGCGCTGGATGCTCGGGCTGGGCATGATTCCGGCAGCCGTCCTGTTCGTCGGGATGGTGTTCATGCCGGAGAGTCCGCGCTGGCTCTACGAGCAGGGTCGCGAGTCGGACGCTCGAGCGGTGCTCTCCCGGACCCGAACCGAGAGCCGGGTCGACGAGGAACTGCGTGAGATCAAAACTACGATCAAAACCGAGTCCGGCACGCTTCGCGACCTGCTCGAGCCGTGGGTTCGGCCGATGCTGGTCGTCGGCGTCGGGCTGGCGGTCTTCCAGCAGGTCACGGGCATCAACACGGTCATGTACTACGCGCCGACGATCCTCGAGTCGACCGGCTTCGAGGATACGGCGTCGATCCTCGCGACCGTCGGAATTGGCGCGGTCAACGTCGCGATGACCGTCGTCGCGGTCCTGTTGATAGACCGTACCGGCCGTCGGCCGCTGTTGTTGACGGGGCTGGCCGGGATGACCGGCATGCTCGCCATCCTCGGGGCTGCGTTCTACCTTCCCGGCCTCTCGGGAATCGTCGGCTGGCTCGCGACCGGGAGCCTGATGCTGTACGTCGGGTTCTTCGCGATCGGGCTCGGCCCGGTGTTCTGGCTGATGATCTCCGAAATCTATCCGATGGAAGTTCGCGGGACCGCGATGGGCGTCGTCACGGTCATCAACTGGGCCGGCAACCTGATCGTCTCGCTGACGTTCCTGCGACTCGTCGACGTCTTCGGGCAGTCCGGGACGTTCTGGCTGTACGGCGCGCTCTCGCTGCTGGCGCTCGTCTTCTGTTACCAGCTCGTTCCAGAAACGAAAGGTCGGTCGCTCGAGGAGATCGAAGCCGACCTGCGTGAGACGGCGTTTGGACGCGAAACCGATCAGCCGTCCGTGGCGGACGCGGACGACTGA
- the thsA gene encoding thermosome subunit alpha: MGNQPLIVLSEDSQRTSGKDAQSMNVQAGKAVAESVRTTLGPKGMDKMLVDSTGNVIVTNDGVTLLSEMEIDHPAADMIVEVAETQEDEVGDGTTSAVVISGELLSQAEDLLEQDIHATTLAQGYRQAAEEATEALEEVAIDVEPDDDEILEQIAATAMTGKGAESARDLLAQLVVDAVQSVADDDDIDTDNIKVEKVVGGSIENSELVEGVIVDKERVSDSMPYFAEDANVAIIDGALEIKETEIDAEVNVTDPDQLEQFLEQEEAQLREMAEQVADVGADVVFVDGGIDDMAQHYLAQEGIIAVRRVKSSDQGQLARATGATPVSSVDDLTEDDLGFAGSVAQKEIAGDQRIFVEDVEDAKAVTLILRGGTEHVIDEVDRAIEDSLGVVRTTLEDGKVVAGGGAPEVELSLALRDYADSVGGREQLAVEAFADALEVIPRTLAENAGLDPIDSLVELRADHDAGETASGLDAYTGDTIDMAEEGVYEPLRVKTQAIESATEAAVMLLRIDDVIAAGDLAVADDDDDEEMPPGGGGMGGMGGMGGGMGGMM, from the coding sequence ATGGGCAACCAGCCCCTTATCGTTCTCTCGGAGGACAGCCAGCGGACGTCCGGCAAAGACGCGCAGTCGATGAACGTACAGGCCGGCAAGGCCGTTGCCGAATCCGTACGGACCACACTCGGTCCGAAGGGGATGGACAAGATGCTCGTCGACTCGACGGGCAACGTCATCGTCACGAACGACGGCGTCACCCTACTCTCGGAGATGGAGATCGATCACCCGGCAGCGGACATGATCGTCGAAGTCGCCGAGACCCAGGAAGACGAAGTCGGTGACGGCACTACCAGCGCCGTCGTCATCTCCGGCGAACTCCTCAGTCAGGCCGAAGACCTGCTCGAGCAGGACATCCACGCGACCACGCTCGCACAGGGATATCGCCAGGCCGCCGAGGAAGCTACCGAAGCCCTCGAGGAAGTCGCGATCGACGTCGAGCCCGACGACGACGAGATCTTAGAGCAGATCGCCGCCACGGCGATGACCGGCAAGGGCGCAGAGAGCGCCCGCGACCTGCTCGCCCAGCTGGTCGTCGACGCCGTCCAGTCCGTCGCGGACGACGACGACATCGACACGGACAACATCAAAGTCGAGAAGGTCGTCGGCGGCTCGATCGAGAACTCCGAGCTCGTCGAAGGCGTCATCGTCGACAAAGAGCGCGTCTCCGACAGCATGCCGTACTTCGCCGAGGACGCGAACGTCGCGATCATCGACGGTGCCCTCGAGATCAAAGAGACCGAGATCGACGCCGAGGTCAACGTCACCGACCCCGACCAGCTCGAGCAGTTCTTGGAGCAGGAAGAGGCTCAGCTGCGCGAGATGGCCGAGCAGGTCGCCGACGTCGGCGCTGACGTCGTCTTCGTCGACGGCGGCATCGACGACATGGCCCAGCACTACCTCGCACAGGAGGGAATCATCGCCGTCCGCCGCGTCAAATCCAGCGATCAGGGCCAGCTCGCCCGCGCAACCGGCGCAACGCCCGTCTCGAGCGTCGACGACCTCACCGAGGACGACCTCGGCTTCGCCGGCAGCGTCGCCCAGAAGGAGATCGCCGGCGACCAGCGCATCTTCGTCGAGGACGTCGAGGACGCAAAGGCCGTCACCCTCATCCTCCGCGGTGGCACCGAGCACGTCATCGACGAAGTCGACCGTGCCATCGAAGACTCGCTGGGCGTCGTCCGCACGACCCTCGAGGACGGCAAGGTCGTCGCCGGCGGCGGCGCACCCGAAGTCGAGCTCTCGCTCGCCCTGCGTGACTACGCCGACTCCGTCGGTGGCCGCGAACAACTCGCCGTCGAGGCCTTCGCGGACGCCCTCGAAGTCATCCCACGCACCCTCGCAGAGAACGCAGGACTCGACCCCATCGACTCGCTGGTCGAGCTGCGCGCCGACCACGACGCTGGTGAGACCGCATCCGGCCTCGACGCCTACACCGGCGACACGATCGATATGGCCGAGGAAGGCGTCTACGAGCCGCTTCGCGTGAAGACCCAGGCCATCGAATCCGCCACGGAAGCCGCAGTCATGCTGCTCCGTATCGACGACGTCATCGCTGCTGGCGACCTCGCCGTCGCCGACGACGACGATGACGAAGAGATGCCACCGGGCGGCGGTGGCATGGGCGGCATGGGCGGTATGGGCGGCGGCATGGGCGGCATGATGTAA
- the leuS gene encoding leucine--tRNA ligase: MSDAGYDHAAVERRWQEAWDDEDAYRTPDDVDDPTYVLGMYPYPSGKLHMGHVRNYTITDAYARYRRMTGDEVLHPMGWDAFGLPAENAAKERDTNPRDWTFDCIDTMRDQMEAMGFGYDWEREIATCTPEYYQWNQWLFSRFHDEGLVERRDAEVNWCPECETVLADEQVEGEAELCWRCGTPVEQRELEQWFLKITEYADELLESIDDLEGWPNSVRQMQRNWIGRQYGTELDFEVEGYGPVEAFTTRVDTIFGATFFALAPDHPISEELAEEDDAVHEFIEHEADPEGDEPNGVETGLTATNPVTGEEIPVYVADFVLSDVGTGALMAVPGHDERDHAFAEKMGVDIEPVIAPEPDDWDGETIPDAPDVSEEAFTDDGVLVNSGEYSGLNSETARENLTEDIDSAEEATQYQLRDWGISRQRYWGTPIPVIHCDDCGPVMVPDEDLPVELPEFINTTGNPLDAADEWKETTCPDCGGEATRETDTMDTFVDSSWYFLRYVSPDLEDAPFDLERANDWMPVDQYVGGIEHAVMHLLYSRFFTKVIADHEGLEHREPFTSLLAQGMVQLEGEKMSKSKGNVVSPQRIVEEYGADTARLFMMQAAQPERDFDWSEEGVRSTYAFLTRLQEMVDAYVDDEPDGDDDAIASYVDAEIDATIAIATDEYDDLTFNRALRETQDLVRTLRQYADYTEPHADTYERGLSAVVRLLAPVAPHLAEELHETLGNDGFVADAEWPTADVDYDYVAKRRQLVENTREDVRQIIDVAGIDDPQAIDVVIAPEWKYDALEIAIESDAPNLIGELMGESHIREQGDAAASYGQDLQAEREALSMTLEPNDEHDALEAAAWLIEREFDAPVSVVRADAVDDSVLKNAEPGRPAIEIDD, from the coding sequence ATGAGTGACGCGGGATACGACCATGCAGCGGTCGAACGACGCTGGCAGGAGGCGTGGGACGACGAAGACGCCTATCGGACGCCCGACGACGTCGACGATCCGACGTACGTGCTCGGAATGTACCCGTACCCGTCGGGCAAACTCCACATGGGCCACGTCCGAAACTACACGATCACGGACGCCTACGCCCGCTACCGACGGATGACCGGTGACGAGGTTCTCCACCCGATGGGGTGGGACGCGTTCGGCCTCCCCGCCGAAAACGCGGCCAAAGAGCGCGACACCAACCCGCGCGACTGGACGTTCGACTGCATCGACACGATGCGCGACCAGATGGAGGCGATGGGCTTTGGCTACGACTGGGAGCGCGAAATCGCGACCTGTACGCCGGAGTACTACCAGTGGAACCAGTGGCTCTTCTCTCGGTTCCACGACGAAGGGCTCGTCGAGCGCCGGGACGCCGAGGTCAACTGGTGTCCCGAGTGTGAGACCGTGCTGGCCGACGAACAGGTTGAAGGCGAAGCTGAACTCTGCTGGCGCTGTGGCACCCCCGTCGAGCAGCGCGAACTCGAGCAGTGGTTCTTGAAGATCACCGAGTACGCAGACGAGTTGCTCGAGTCGATCGACGACTTAGAGGGGTGGCCGAACTCGGTGCGCCAGATGCAGCGCAACTGGATCGGGCGCCAGTACGGGACGGAACTGGATTTCGAAGTCGAAGGATATGGCCCCGTCGAGGCCTTCACGACCCGCGTCGACACGATCTTCGGGGCGACGTTCTTCGCGCTCGCGCCCGACCACCCGATCAGCGAGGAACTCGCCGAAGAGGACGATGCCGTTCACGAGTTCATCGAGCACGAGGCAGATCCCGAAGGCGACGAACCCAACGGTGTCGAGACGGGCCTGACCGCGACGAACCCGGTCACGGGCGAGGAGATCCCGGTCTACGTCGCCGACTTCGTCCTCTCGGACGTCGGGACGGGCGCGCTGATGGCCGTTCCCGGTCACGACGAACGTGACCACGCCTTCGCCGAGAAGATGGGCGTCGACATCGAGCCCGTTATCGCCCCCGAACCTGACGACTGGGACGGCGAGACGATTCCCGATGCGCCCGACGTCAGCGAGGAGGCGTTCACCGACGACGGCGTGCTCGTCAACTCCGGCGAGTACAGCGGTCTCAACAGCGAGACGGCCCGTGAGAACCTGACGGAGGATATCGACAGTGCCGAGGAGGCAACCCAGTATCAGCTTCGTGACTGGGGAATCTCCCGCCAGCGCTACTGGGGGACGCCGATCCCGGTCATCCACTGCGACGACTGCGGCCCCGTGATGGTGCCCGACGAGGACCTGCCGGTCGAGTTACCCGAGTTCATCAACACCACCGGCAACCCGCTCGACGCCGCCGACGAGTGGAAGGAAACGACGTGTCCGGACTGTGGCGGCGAGGCGACCCGCGAGACCGACACGATGGATACCTTCGTCGACTCCTCGTGGTACTTCCTGCGGTACGTCTCGCCGGACCTCGAAGACGCTCCCTTCGACTTGGAGCGGGCCAACGACTGGATGCCCGTCGACCAGTACGTCGGCGGCATCGAACACGCCGTGATGCACCTGCTGTACTCGCGTTTCTTCACCAAGGTCATCGCCGACCACGAAGGGCTCGAGCACCGCGAGCCGTTTACGAGCCTGCTCGCACAGGGGATGGTCCAACTCGAGGGCGAGAAGATGTCCAAATCGAAGGGCAACGTCGTCTCACCCCAGCGGATCGTCGAGGAGTACGGCGCGGACACGGCGCGGCTGTTCATGATGCAAGCCGCCCAACCCGAGCGCGACTTCGACTGGAGCGAGGAGGGCGTCCGATCGACCTACGCCTTCCTCACGCGGCTACAGGAGATGGTCGACGCGTACGTTGACGACGAACCCGATGGCGACGACGACGCGATCGCCAGCTACGTCGACGCGGAGATCGACGCGACGATCGCGATCGCCACCGACGAGTACGACGACCTGACGTTCAACCGGGCGCTGCGCGAGACGCAGGATCTGGTGCGAACGCTGCGTCAGTATGCCGATTACACCGAGCCCCACGCCGACACCTACGAGCGCGGGCTGTCGGCCGTCGTTCGTCTGCTCGCGCCCGTCGCTCCGCACCTGGCCGAAGAACTCCACGAAACGCTCGGCAACGACGGCTTCGTCGCCGACGCCGAGTGGCCAACTGCCGACGTCGACTACGACTACGTCGCGAAACGCCGCCAACTGGTCGAGAACACGCGCGAGGACGTCCGCCAGATCATCGACGTGGCCGGCATCGACGATCCGCAGGCAATCGACGTCGTCATCGCCCCCGAGTGGAAGTACGATGCCTTGGAGATCGCAATCGAGAGCGACGCTCCCAACCTGATCGGCGAACTCATGGGCGAGTCACACATCCGCGAGCAGGGCGACGCCGCCGCCAGCTACGGGCAGGATCTGCAGGCCGAACGCGAAGCGCTGTCGATGACGCTCGAGCCCAACGACGAACACGACGCCCTCGAGGCCGCCGCATGGCTGATCGAACGCGAGTTTGACGCGCCGGTGTCGGTCGTTCGCGCTGACGCCGTCGACGACAGCGTCCTCAAAAACGCCGAACCCGGTCGGCCAGCGATCGAGATCGACGACTAA